One Cohnella candidum genomic region harbors:
- a CDS encoding CBO0543 family protein, with product MLLVQLDLTAYPLREFPKASELNIPFKVVWTPVASGLYYIYRPRGKKLTKCFYFAAWISLLTLIDGLLAANTELVKQWMTCIFGHAMVELNLLAYPVREFADVNRFPDSCKALDSIRLLCIIRFRTDGG from the coding sequence ATGCTGCTCGTTCAACTTGATTTAACGGCCTACCCGCTGCGTGAATTTCCCAAAGCGTCGGAATTGAATATCCCGTTCAAAGTGGTGTGGACGCCTGTTGCAAGCGGCCTTTATTACATCTACAGACCACGTGGGAAAAAGTTGACGAAGTGTTTTTACTTTGCCGCCTGGATTTCACTGCTCACCTTAATTGACGGATTGCTGGCCGCGAATACCGAATTGGTTAAACAGTGGATGACGTGTATTTTCGGTCATGCCATGGTCGAGCTCAACCTTCTCGCCTATCCGGTAAGGGAGTTTGCCGACGTCAATCGTTTTCCCGACTCATGCAAGGCGCTGGACTCAATTCGGCTATTATGTATTATTCGCTTCCGTACTGACGGTGGTTGA
- a CDS encoding L-dopachrome tautomerase-related protein, producing the protein MQVILPSEEYFGRFEAVFLFYGPMPTGVTVSETGRIFVCFPKWGDDVEFTVAEIVQGSLRPYPSIEANSANPSNISMSFISVQSVVADGRGTLWVLDTGAPNFSEPIKGGAKLVAVDLNTNTIRKVYTFTEDVVLPTTYLNDVRFDFRVGKAGYAYITDSSSRGPGAIIVVDLETGHAFRRLNGANSTSPDPYFLPKVEGRILMNRNKDGSTSPFRLASDGIAISPDGKQLYFCPLSSRHLYSISTEALRDRTIPDSNLQNFVKYWGEKGASDGMITGAKGTLYAGDYEHNSIRKILPNGSMETIAHDPRILWPDTFSIGPDQYLYFIVNQLHRQPRYHYGNDLRQKPYSLLRTKIDESPAPTMGKG; encoded by the coding sequence ATGCAAGTAATTTTACCGAGTGAAGAATATTTCGGTAGGTTTGAAGCCGTTTTTTTATTCTACGGGCCCATGCCTACAGGCGTTACTGTTTCAGAAACCGGGCGTATTTTCGTTTGCTTTCCGAAATGGGGAGACGACGTTGAATTTACGGTGGCTGAGATCGTTCAAGGTTCTTTGCGGCCTTATCCGAGCATAGAGGCTAATTCGGCAAACCCTTCAAATATTTCAATGTCCTTCATTAGTGTCCAAAGTGTCGTTGCCGATGGAAGGGGAACGCTTTGGGTACTGGATACGGGAGCTCCAAATTTCTCGGAACCCATCAAAGGAGGGGCGAAACTAGTCGCGGTAGATTTGAACACGAATACAATCAGAAAAGTATATACATTTACAGAAGATGTTGTTCTGCCAACCACGTATCTGAACGATGTCCGATTTGATTTTCGTGTCGGTAAAGCAGGCTATGCTTATATAACGGATTCGTCTTCCCGGGGACCGGGAGCCATTATTGTCGTCGATTTGGAAACGGGCCATGCTTTCAGACGGTTAAACGGGGCAAATTCAACTTCGCCGGATCCCTATTTTTTACCGAAGGTTGAGGGTAGAATCCTGATGAATCGAAACAAAGACGGATCTACTTCACCCTTTAGATTGGCATCCGATGGTATTGCGATTTCCCCGGACGGCAAGCAGTTGTATTTTTGTCCTCTCTCCAGTCGTCATCTGTACTCGATTTCAACCGAGGCCCTAAGAGACCGAACGATACCGGATAGTAATTTACAGAATTTCGTGAAGTATTGGGGAGAAAAAGGTGCTTCAGACGGAATGATAACCGGTGCGAAAGGAACACTCTATGCAGGAGATTATGAGCACAACAGTATTCGAAAAATCCTGCCGAATGGCAGTATGGAGACCATCGCACATGATCCGAGAATTTTATGGCCGGATACTTTTTCGATTGGTCCGGATCAATACTTATATTTCATCGTGAACCAATTACATCGGCAG